The proteins below are encoded in one region of Metallibacterium scheffleri:
- a CDS encoding glutaredoxin family protein, whose product MQQPVFTLYRRDACLLCALAEALLGEAGVIYAVVDIESSVALEARYGTRIPVLARDDGAELGWPFDAEALRAFVACAP is encoded by the coding sequence ATGCAGCAGCCCGTGTTCACGCTCTACCGCCGCGATGCCTGTCTGCTGTGCGCGCTGGCCGAGGCGCTGCTGGGCGAGGCCGGCGTGATCTACGCGGTGGTGGATATCGAGTCCAGCGTGGCGCTGGAGGCGCGCTACGGCACGCGCATTCCGGTGCTGGCGCGCGACGATGGCGCCGAGCTGGGCTGGCCGTTCGATGCCGAGGCGCTGCGCGCCTTCGTCGCGTGTGCGCCGTGA
- a CDS encoding ABC transporter ATP-binding protein — protein sequence MNEPVAPPLLEVDDLSVHFHVPGSGWKQRKRVLRAVDGVSFSVAERETLGIVGESGCGKSTLARALLRLVPSSGGHLHYAGHDLLALDAKSLRPLRRELQIIFQDPLAALDPRMTVGQIIGEPLRALRPELPRAERHARVLAMMQRVGLLPNQVNRYAHEFSGGQAQRIGIARALAVEPRLLVCDEPVSSLDVSIKSQVINLLQDLKTERALTLVFIAHDLASVRHIAQRVLVLYLGRVVEIASRDAIFAQPMHPYTRMLFAAAPIPDPDAARRVRAAPVRGEIPSPFDPPSGCAFRTRCSFATERCSAERPRLRDLSGGQVACHRAEELLNQARAPG from the coding sequence ATGAACGAGCCGGTCGCGCCGCCGCTGCTCGAAGTCGATGACCTGTCGGTGCATTTCCACGTGCCCGGCAGTGGCTGGAAGCAGCGCAAGCGCGTGCTGCGCGCGGTCGATGGCGTCAGCTTCAGCGTGGCCGAGCGCGAGACGCTGGGCATCGTCGGCGAATCCGGCTGCGGCAAATCCACACTGGCGCGCGCACTGCTGCGCCTGGTGCCGAGCAGCGGCGGCCACCTGCACTACGCCGGACACGATCTGCTGGCGCTGGACGCGAAGTCGCTGCGCCCGCTGCGCCGCGAGCTGCAGATCATCTTCCAGGACCCGCTGGCCGCGCTCGACCCGCGCATGACCGTGGGCCAGATCATCGGCGAGCCGCTGCGCGCGCTGCGCCCCGAACTGCCGCGCGCCGAGCGCCACGCGCGCGTGCTGGCGATGATGCAGCGCGTCGGCCTGCTGCCCAACCAGGTCAACCGCTACGCGCACGAGTTTTCCGGCGGCCAGGCGCAACGCATCGGCATCGCGCGCGCGCTGGCGGTGGAGCCGCGCCTGCTGGTCTGCGACGAACCGGTGAGCTCGCTCGATGTGTCGATCAAGTCGCAGGTGATCAACCTGCTGCAGGATCTCAAGACCGAGCGCGCGCTGACCCTGGTATTCATCGCCCACGACCTGGCCAGCGTGCGCCACATCGCGCAGCGCGTGCTGGTGCTGTACCTCGGTCGCGTGGTCGAGATCGCCAGCCGCGACGCGATCTTCGCGCAGCCCATGCACCCGTACACGCGCATGCTGTTCGCGGCCGCGCCGATCCCCGATCCCGATGCCGCGCGCCGGGTGCGCGCCGCGCCGGTGCGCGGCGAGATCCCCTCGCCGTTCGATCCGCCATCGGGCTGCGCGTTCCGCACGCGTTGCTCTTTCGCCACCGAGCGCTGCAGCGCCGAGCGCCCGCGGCTGCGCGATCTGTCAGGCGGGCAGGTCGCCTGTCACCGCGCCGAGGAGCTGCTGAACCAGGCCCGCGCGCCGGGCTGA
- a CDS encoding ABC transporter ATP-binding protein: MPVLEVRNLSVRFATVSGGTVRAVNDISLEVERGEVLGIVGESGSGKSQTWLGVMGLLARNGRAEGSARFDGRELLGLSHGALNELRGARMGMIFQDPMTALNPFLSVGRQMTEVLQRHRGMGRRAAEREAIAALEMVHITDAPRRLAMHPHEFSGGMRQRVMIAMTMLTRPDLLICDEPTTFLDVTVQRQILALLDELRQRFNTAIVFITHDLGVIAEIADRVIVMYGGRVMEQADVHTLFASYRHPYTEGLLRSVPRPDVTSHGVLATIAGNPPDLAHLPAGCPFAPRCVYCEPRCATQMPELLDVGPAHWRACHHVGALGKLGTAA, encoded by the coding sequence ATGCCCGTGCTCGAAGTTCGCAACCTGAGCGTGCGTTTCGCCACCGTCTCTGGCGGCACGGTGCGCGCGGTCAACGACATCAGCCTGGAGGTCGAACGCGGCGAGGTGCTGGGCATCGTCGGCGAGTCCGGCTCGGGCAAGAGCCAGACCTGGCTGGGCGTGATGGGCTTGCTGGCGCGCAACGGCCGCGCCGAGGGCAGCGCGCGCTTCGATGGCAGGGAACTGCTGGGCCTGTCGCATGGCGCACTCAACGAGCTGCGTGGCGCGCGCATGGGCATGATCTTCCAGGACCCGATGACCGCGCTCAACCCGTTCCTCAGCGTCGGCCGGCAGATGACCGAGGTGCTGCAGCGGCATCGCGGCATGGGCCGCCGCGCCGCCGAGCGCGAGGCCATCGCGGCGCTGGAGATGGTGCACATCACCGACGCGCCCAGGCGCCTGGCCATGCATCCGCACGAATTTTCCGGCGGCATGCGCCAGCGCGTGATGATCGCCATGACCATGCTCACGCGCCCCGACCTGCTGATCTGCGACGAGCCCACGACCTTCCTCGATGTCACCGTGCAGCGCCAGATCCTGGCCTTGCTGGACGAGCTGCGCCAGCGCTTCAACACCGCCATCGTGTTCATCACCCACGACCTCGGCGTGATCGCCGAAATCGCCGACCGCGTGATCGTCATGTACGGCGGCCGCGTGATGGAGCAGGCCGACGTGCATACCCTGTTCGCCAGTTACCGCCATCCCTACACCGAGGGCCTGTTGCGCTCGGTGCCGCGTCCGGATGTCACCAGCCACGGTGTGCTGGCCACCATCGCCGGCAACCCGCCCGACCTCGCGCACCTGCCCGCGGGCTGTCCGTTCGCGCCGCGCTGCGTGTACTGCGAACCGCGCTGCGCGACGCAGATGCCGGAGCTGCTCGATGTCGGCCCCGCGCACTGGCGCGCCTGTCATCACGTTGGCGCGCTGGGCAAGCTGGGGACCGCGGCATGA